Proteins co-encoded in one Aspergillus flavus chromosome 2, complete sequence genomic window:
- a CDS encoding putative cytochrome P450, with the protein MWTMFQLALHPENQDITRREIHDLTRRDFVPIPMSELNMRTLRKASCTDSFIREVLRMKGDTVNLVRMARKDLQLGDYIVPKGSLVLPLVSLFHWSPRYNEGDPKKLDGMRWVEKQKAASTTDSGHLSFGLSIWTCPGRFMAVAGMF; encoded by the exons ATGTGGACAATGTTTCAGTTGGCTCTGCACCCCGAAAATCAAGACATCACCCGACGCGAAATCCACGATCTTACTCGCCGCGACTTTGTCCCAATACCTATGTCCGAGCTCAATATGCGAACCCTGAGAAAGGCTTCCTGTACGGACTCATTCATCCGCGAAGTGCTCCGGATGAAGGGTGACACCGTAAACCTAGTACGGATGGCACGCAAGGATCTCCAATTAGGAGATTATATCGTTCCCAAAG GTTCTCTTGTATTACCACTGGTATCACTATTCCATTGGTCCCCACGTTATAACGAAGGCGACCCGAAGAAGCTCGATGGGATGCGGTGGGtagagaagcagaaggcagCTTCTACTACAGATTCCGGGCATCTTTCATTCGGGCTTAGCATATGGACTTGTCCGGGGAGGTTCATGGCTGTTGCTGGTATGTTCTGA
- a CDS encoding benzoate 4-monooxygenase cytochrome P450 (cytochrome P450 monooxygenase), with the protein MNLPLIWIGLFTAVSYLVIRSIYRLYFHPLSNFPGPKLAAVTHLYEFYYDVVKGGKFIWEMQRMHDQYGPIVRINPREIHIKDPYYFDPIYTSKGQAKDPYIVRTFATPLSTAATVEHDRHRYRRDLVNPFFSKRSVMGVDYIVQDKVDKVCKRLTQVHEKGTVVSLDDLFAALTADVISHYAYGESLGFLDTENLKNEFRDAVASAGLLCHFARFFFVVSMVAETMPALVEWMQPSSKGLWEAKRMIEQMARSSLEKDREKNANSRKTIFDALCAESVRPEERTVARVRDEAMVVFGAGTETTARVLATGSYYLYRDKPRLEKLRAEIETVMPDSTDHVSLTQLESLPYLTAVINESLRMAHSVTMRLPRISPTPLAYKDYIIPPGTPVSQSVYFMHMDPTLFPNPDYFNPERWLEASSKGERLTKFLVPFSKGSRICLGMNLAYSELYQMFATLVRRFDLEIQTPPESVRITRDFIIGLPDDADYLKVHSLVTNAL; encoded by the exons ATGAATCTACCCTTGATTTGGATCGGGCTGTTTACTGCCGTCAGCTACCTCGTCATCAGGAGCATCTATCGTCTTTACTTTCACCCTCTCAGCAACTTTCCTGGGCCAAAGCTAGCTGCCGTGACACACCTGTATGAATTCTACTACGATGTAGTCAAAGGCGGAAAGTTTATCTGGGAGATGCAGAGAATGCACGATCAATAtg GCCCCATCGTGAGAATTAATCCTCGTGAGATTCATATCAAGGATCCCTATTACTTTGACCCCATCTATACCTCAAAAGGGCAAGCGAAAGATCCGTACATAGTCAGAACCTTTGCTACTCCCTTGTCCACCGCCGCCACAGTCGAACATGATCGTCACCGCTACCGCCGAGACTTAGTGAACCCGTTCTTCTCAAAGCGGTCCGTAATGGGCGTGGACTATATAGTTCAGGATAAAGTAGATAAGGTATGCAAGCGACTCACACAGGTACACGAAAAAGGAACCGTGGTCTCGTTGGACGACTTGTTCGCCGCCTTAACGGCCGATGTTATCTCCCACTATGCATACGGGGAGAGTCTGGGATTTCTCGATACAGAGAATCTGAAGAATGAGTTTCGAGACGCCGTTGCTTCTGCGGGGTTACTATGTCACTTCGctcgtttcttcttcgtcgtgtCGATGGTTGCGGAGACCATGCCAGCGTTGGTAGAATGGATGCAGCCGAGCTCAAAGGGACTGTGGGAAGCCAAACGCATGATAGAGCAGATGGCAAGATCTTCTCTCGAAAAAGATCGCGAGAAGAATGCCAATTCGAGGAAAACAATTTTCGACGCCCTCTGTGCCGAGTCAGTGCGACCGGAGGAGAGGACGGTGGCAAGGGTCCGGGATGAGGCGATGGTTGTTTTCGGTGCAGGTACTGAGACTACAGCAAGAGTGTTAGCAACTGGGTCCTACTACCTCTACCGAGATAAACCGCGCTTGGAGAAATTACGAGCAGAGATAGAGACGGTCATGCCGGACTCGACCGACCACGTCTCTCTGACTCAACTGGAATCGTTGCCGTATCTT ACCGCGGTTATAAATGAGTCTCTCCGTATGGCGCATAGTGTAACAATGCGATTGCCGCGGATTTCGCCAACACCATTGGCATATAAGGACTATATCATTCCTCCAGGG ACACCGGTCAGCCAGTCGGTCTACTTCATGCATATGGACCCGACCCTTTTCCCTAACCCAGATTACTTCAATCCGGAGCGATGGCTTGAAGCATCGAGTAAGGGCGAACGACTGACTAAATTCTTGGTCCCCTTCTCAAAAGGCTCCAGAATCTGCCTGGGGATGAA CCTAGCGTACTCCGAGCTATATCAGATGTTTGCTACTTTAGTTCGTCGCTTCGACCTTGAAATCCAAACACCACCAGAAAGCGTTCGTATAACGAGAGACTTCATCATCGGATTACCAGACGATGCGGACTACCTGAAAGTGCATAGTCTGGTTACTAATGCTCTGTGA